Proteins co-encoded in one Conger conger chromosome 4, fConCon1.1, whole genome shotgun sequence genomic window:
- the il23r gene encoding interleukin-23 receptor isoform X3: MPTGLRCFARRDSENISCTWDKGRETHLPTRYIATFKFKNGTQSVHQLNDSESSFCVPWSLFDADVEYSVRAQNDLGEALSDAIPLSARDIVIPNTPKIITVEFGNHSRTATLHWNISESSREWRVKIRIGDNRKHREFWGTELRQGLVMLEDLRPLPWYEFQIQACSVDKKPKCSQWSQPVQCTSPRTAPTKKLDVWRILRGIEENGTQKVTVLWKPENYRDVMVGHELVYWARGQRLVVTCGPNVTEKTLHVSPDVTRIFIYAVTSMGQSPPATLHISKAEGLAVPHVRDLAPADEGSLLLTWDLFHHENKSALGYVVQWQSHSKEIQWKRLAADDSFTHIEGLEPGVRFNISLYAMTSMGISDPAIRQAYSREEKPLAGPKVSLLNIEAARILIQWEELSLDQQRGFITNYTVYMRKRNTGQQLTLAGSLSRQMWLNHLDTPFDLHISASNSAGEGPLGKKVFCQLQASPKDWSDVRQGLVIAIPLVILANLMCLDCVRRRITRTCTMVGPQWLFENFPKVENSTATKLLQEKERSDSESSWRYMYDDPPITPVEIIPSETTDWHPSDVGIKSADVGMGRQVLQEKPETSVLLEEEHAYKPQITSTAQEEFPEEEDNPWVTPLHTGVSLIPGEEHTIYSPDVSGLLRDWLSDLTQDRSGASLNTTGGIHFKGTPQIVLTTGSWLEEGLTGLGDRAENIHLGQNLLPDQLVSCLRSPATELSPITFLRE; encoded by the exons ATGCCCACCGGTTTGAGATGTTTTGCACGGAGGGATTCAGAAAATATCAGCTGCACTTGGGACAAAGGAAGGGAAACACACCTACCGACCAGATACATCGCCACATTTAAATT CAAAAATGGGACCCAATCTGTCCATCAACTGAACGACAGTGAGAGCTCTTTCTGCGTACCATGGTCCCTGTTTGATGCAGATGTGGAGTACAGCGTGAGAGCTCAGAATGACCTGGGAGAAGCCCTGTCCGATGCCATCCCACTGTCAGCCAGAGATATAG TTATCCCCAACACCCCTAAAATAATTACGGTGGAGTTTGGGAATCACTCCCGGACAGCCACATTGCACTGGAACATTTCAGAATCATCAAGGGAATGGAGAGTCAAAATCAGAATTGGagataacagaaaacacagagaaTTCTGG GGGACTGAACTTAGACAAGGTCTGGTGATGCTGGAAGACCTCAGACCCCTGCCCTGGTATGAGTTCCAGATTCAAGCCTGCTCCGTAGACAAAAAGCCAAAATGCAGCCAGTGGAGCCAACCTGTACAGTGCACAAGTCCAAGAACAG CACCTACTAAAAAACTAGATGTCTGGCGAATACTCAGAGGCATTGAAGAGAATGGAACACAGAAAGTGACAGTACTGTGGAAG CCTGAAAACTACAGAGATGTGATGGTGGGTCATGAGCTTGTTTACTGGGCGCGAGGTCAGAGGCTGGTGGTCACCTGTGGTCCCAATGTGACAGAGAAAACACTCCACGTGTCACCTGATGTGACCCGAATCTTCATCTATGCGGTCACGTCCATGGGACAGTCCCCTCCTGCCACTCTGCACATCTCAAAAGCAG AAGGCCTCGCCGTGCCTCACGTGAGAGATCTGGCTCCAGCAGATGAAGGCAGTCTTCTCCTGACCTGGGATTTGTTCCACCATGAGAACAAATCAGCACTCGGCTATGTTGTCCAGTGGCAGAGTCACTCTAAGGAAATACAATGGAAGAGACTAGCTGCTGATGATAGCTTCACCCACATTGAAG GTTTGGAACCAGGAGTCAGATTTAACATATCCTTGTATGCAATGACGTCAATGGGCATATCTGATCCTGCCATTCGCCAAGCCTATTCTAGAGAAGAGA AGCCACTTGCTGGACCCAAGGTGTCATTGCTGAATATTGAGGCTGCCCGTATACTAATCCAGTGGGAAGAGCTTAGCCTGGACCAGCAGAGAGGTTTCATCACAAACTACACCGTCTATATGAGGAAACGCAACACAGGACAACAAT TGACCCTGGCAGGCTCTTTGTCCAGGCAAATGTGGCTAAACCACCTGGACACACCCTTTGACCTTCACATCTCTGCCTCCAACTCTGCTGGGGAGGGCCCCCTGGGGAAGAAGGTCTTCTGCCAGCTCCAAGCCTCCCCAAAAG ATTGGTCTGACGTTAGGCAAGGCCTTGTGATTGCTATCCCTCTGGTGATTCTTGCTAACTTGATGTGCTTGGATTGTGTCCGGAGAAg GATTACAAGGACATGTACAATGGTTGGACCCCAGTGGTTGTTTGAGAACTTCCCCAAAGTTGAAAACAGCACAGCCACCAAACTACTGCAG GAGAAGGAAAGAAGTGACTCTGAGTCTTCTTGGAGGTATATGTATGATGATCCCCCCATTACTCCAGTGGAGATCATCCCATcagagacgacagactggcaCCCCTCCGATGTGGGGATCAAGAGTGCAGATGTTGGTATGGGAAGGCAGGTGCTACAGGAGAAACCAGAGACCAGTGTGCTTCTGGAAGAAGAACATGCATACAAGCCACAGATCACCAGTACAGCTCAAGAGGAGTTCCCAGAGGAGGAGGATAATCCGTGGGTGACTCCCTTGCACACAGGGGTCAGTCTAATCCCGGGCGAGGAGCACACAATCTACAGCCCGGATGTGTCCGGGCTCCTGAGAGACTGGCTCTCTGACCTCACTCAGGATAGATCGGGGGCCAGTTTGAACACCACGGGAGGCATCCACTTCAAAGGCACACCCCAGATTGTCCTCACCACTGGGTCCTGGCTGGAGGAAGGGCTGACAGGGCTGGGGGACCGCGCTGAGAACATTCACCTGGGGCAGAACCTACTGCCAGACCAGCTGGTCAGCTGCCTGAGAAGTCCTGCTACTGAGCTGTCTCCTATCACCTTCCTCAGGGAATGA
- the il23r gene encoding interleukin-23 receptor isoform X1, translating to MDFYRKIWEVVFVYLLCWTIGCSMQIICSGVLQVEPGPVVHMGSELTVLCRSYAEHCGRTFSIFLNRQLQHPLEEINCSTVRLRLANVVPNAHLICTVSQDRTHQTVCGTNLQPGFPPEMPTGLRCFARRDSENISCTWDKGRETHLPTRYIATFKFKNGTQSVHQLNDSESSFCVPWSLFDADVEYSVRAQNDLGEALSDAIPLSARDIVIPNTPKIITVEFGNHSRTATLHWNISESSREWRVKIRIGDNRKHREFWGTELRQGLVMLEDLRPLPWYEFQIQACSVDKKPKCSQWSQPVQCTSPRTAPTKKLDVWRILRGIEENGTQKVTVLWKPENYRDVMVGHELVYWARGQRLVVTCGPNVTEKTLHVSPDVTRIFIYAVTSMGQSPPATLHISKAEGLAVPHVRDLAPADEGSLLLTWDLFHHENKSALGYVVQWQSHSKEIQWKRLAADDSFTHIEGLEPGVRFNISLYAMTSMGISDPAIRQAYSREEKPLAGPKVSLLNIEAARILIQWEELSLDQQRGFITNYTVYMRKRNTGQQLTLAGSLSRQMWLNHLDTPFDLHISASNSAGEGPLGKKVFCQLQASPKDWSDVRQGLVIAIPLVILANLMCLDCVRRRITRTCTMVGPQWLFENFPKVENSTATKLLQEKERSDSESSWRYMYDDPPITPVEIIPSETTDWHPSDVGIKSADVGMGRQVLQEKPETSVLLEEEHAYKPQITSTAQEEFPEEEDNPWVTPLHTGVSLIPGEEHTIYSPDVSGLLRDWLSDLTQDRSGASLNTTGGIHFKGTPQIVLTTGSWLEEGLTGLGDRAENIHLGQNLLPDQLVSCLRSPATELSPITFLRE from the exons ATGGATTTCTACAGGAAAATATGGGAGGTAGTGTTTGTCTACCTTCTCTGCTGGACAATTGGAT GCTCCATGCAGATAATTTGCAGTGGAGTCCTTCAGGTGGAGCCTGGTCCTGTAGTTCACATGGGCTCTGAGCTGACCGTCCTCTGCCGCTCATACGCAGAGCACTGCGGCAGGACCTTCTCCATTTTTCTGAACCGCCAGCTCCAGCACCCCCTAGAGGAGATCAACTGCTCCACAGTGCGGCTGCGTCTGGCTAATGTCGTGCCCAATGCCCATCTGATCTGCACAGTGAGCCAGGACCGAACGCACCAGACCGTGTGTGGAACGAACCTCCAGCCTGGCT TTCCTCCCGAGATGCCCACCGGTTTGAGATGTTTTGCACGGAGGGATTCAGAAAATATCAGCTGCACTTGGGACAAAGGAAGGGAAACACACCTACCGACCAGATACATCGCCACATTTAAATT CAAAAATGGGACCCAATCTGTCCATCAACTGAACGACAGTGAGAGCTCTTTCTGCGTACCATGGTCCCTGTTTGATGCAGATGTGGAGTACAGCGTGAGAGCTCAGAATGACCTGGGAGAAGCCCTGTCCGATGCCATCCCACTGTCAGCCAGAGATATAG TTATCCCCAACACCCCTAAAATAATTACGGTGGAGTTTGGGAATCACTCCCGGACAGCCACATTGCACTGGAACATTTCAGAATCATCAAGGGAATGGAGAGTCAAAATCAGAATTGGagataacagaaaacacagagaaTTCTGG GGGACTGAACTTAGACAAGGTCTGGTGATGCTGGAAGACCTCAGACCCCTGCCCTGGTATGAGTTCCAGATTCAAGCCTGCTCCGTAGACAAAAAGCCAAAATGCAGCCAGTGGAGCCAACCTGTACAGTGCACAAGTCCAAGAACAG CACCTACTAAAAAACTAGATGTCTGGCGAATACTCAGAGGCATTGAAGAGAATGGAACACAGAAAGTGACAGTACTGTGGAAG CCTGAAAACTACAGAGATGTGATGGTGGGTCATGAGCTTGTTTACTGGGCGCGAGGTCAGAGGCTGGTGGTCACCTGTGGTCCCAATGTGACAGAGAAAACACTCCACGTGTCACCTGATGTGACCCGAATCTTCATCTATGCGGTCACGTCCATGGGACAGTCCCCTCCTGCCACTCTGCACATCTCAAAAGCAG AAGGCCTCGCCGTGCCTCACGTGAGAGATCTGGCTCCAGCAGATGAAGGCAGTCTTCTCCTGACCTGGGATTTGTTCCACCATGAGAACAAATCAGCACTCGGCTATGTTGTCCAGTGGCAGAGTCACTCTAAGGAAATACAATGGAAGAGACTAGCTGCTGATGATAGCTTCACCCACATTGAAG GTTTGGAACCAGGAGTCAGATTTAACATATCCTTGTATGCAATGACGTCAATGGGCATATCTGATCCTGCCATTCGCCAAGCCTATTCTAGAGAAGAGA AGCCACTTGCTGGACCCAAGGTGTCATTGCTGAATATTGAGGCTGCCCGTATACTAATCCAGTGGGAAGAGCTTAGCCTGGACCAGCAGAGAGGTTTCATCACAAACTACACCGTCTATATGAGGAAACGCAACACAGGACAACAAT TGACCCTGGCAGGCTCTTTGTCCAGGCAAATGTGGCTAAACCACCTGGACACACCCTTTGACCTTCACATCTCTGCCTCCAACTCTGCTGGGGAGGGCCCCCTGGGGAAGAAGGTCTTCTGCCAGCTCCAAGCCTCCCCAAAAG ATTGGTCTGACGTTAGGCAAGGCCTTGTGATTGCTATCCCTCTGGTGATTCTTGCTAACTTGATGTGCTTGGATTGTGTCCGGAGAAg GATTACAAGGACATGTACAATGGTTGGACCCCAGTGGTTGTTTGAGAACTTCCCCAAAGTTGAAAACAGCACAGCCACCAAACTACTGCAG GAGAAGGAAAGAAGTGACTCTGAGTCTTCTTGGAGGTATATGTATGATGATCCCCCCATTACTCCAGTGGAGATCATCCCATcagagacgacagactggcaCCCCTCCGATGTGGGGATCAAGAGTGCAGATGTTGGTATGGGAAGGCAGGTGCTACAGGAGAAACCAGAGACCAGTGTGCTTCTGGAAGAAGAACATGCATACAAGCCACAGATCACCAGTACAGCTCAAGAGGAGTTCCCAGAGGAGGAGGATAATCCGTGGGTGACTCCCTTGCACACAGGGGTCAGTCTAATCCCGGGCGAGGAGCACACAATCTACAGCCCGGATGTGTCCGGGCTCCTGAGAGACTGGCTCTCTGACCTCACTCAGGATAGATCGGGGGCCAGTTTGAACACCACGGGAGGCATCCACTTCAAAGGCACACCCCAGATTGTCCTCACCACTGGGTCCTGGCTGGAGGAAGGGCTGACAGGGCTGGGGGACCGCGCTGAGAACATTCACCTGGGGCAGAACCTACTGCCAGACCAGCTGGTCAGCTGCCTGAGAAGTCCTGCTACTGAGCTGTCTCCTATCACCTTCCTCAGGGAATGA
- the LOC133126905 gene encoding uncharacterized protein LOC133126905 isoform X1, which yields MHLTPRSTVKGSLIKKTSRNISIGPFNNPGDITWRTVQMKDNDPEEGFMIITFKKTQSLKPAEYLSQKKWSCELERVPTLDNLSKASSQALVGGALSYTDTTHWYSSSTENPHSMLVSAFTEEEHGRFRLSGSIGKLVGQQLQHGNVVRIGTNGNYKSGGSPERNMSIQALRTVVQEASSEAVPLSITDELEKTNAKILTPRSHSAYLSLPIVSETYPVVLNAGRQHKPFSSPGFHSVGPGQAVYQTPGQRGGRNNNFHSAIVRITQSLKDQRLGRGMKERLLMERCCYSQIFPETAPNMRRMGAHKVKPLQLSDYGDVVKSANMEKFPKLITQCHNSSPLAARTAPAYKRPLVPVITPRQKSAITADVGCVLNGMNPKHCPDISTCSPDYFRGLLGTARMKTNSYQTPPLSQKSPNTNPEDKMGFLIISKPINCNNTNPFVCKEFVCTKEENHTGQTELPVRQVVGIEGVGVYGVSFHLSKANGSAEYEHLTETPAMGGTPSHAPPASPAHPYDLEIHSGASDTSASATESKYASEAEGEGSDSDGVLKTGVPFDRQQAISIPTAKNM from the exons ATGCATCTGACACCGAGGTCAACTGTTAAAGGAAGTCTAATCAAGAAGACCAGTAGAAACATTAGCATTGGGCCATTCAACAACCCAGGGGACATTACCTGGAGAACAGTTCAGATGAAAG ATAATGATCCAGAAGAAGGATTTATGATTATCACGTTCAAAAAAACACAGTCCCTCAAGCCTGCAGAATATCTGTCCCAAAAGAAGTGGTCTTGTGAG CTTGAGAGAGTGCCAACTTTGGATAATTTAAGCAAAGCAAGTAGCCAGGCCCTAGTTGGTGGTGCCCTGAGTTACACAGACACAACTCACTGGTACTCCAGCTCTACAGAGAACCCCCACAGCATGCTTGTCAGCGCATTTACAG AGGAGGAGCATGGTCGCTTCCGTTTATCTGGGTCCATTGGGAAGTTAGTCGGCCAGCAGCTGCAACATGGGAATGTGGTGCGCATTGGTACCAATGGAAACTATAAAAG TGGTGGAAGTCCTGAAAGGAACATGTCTATACAAGCATTACGTACTGTTGTACAAGAAGCCTCATCAGAAGCAGTTCCTCTCAGCATCACCGATGAACTGgagaaaacaaatgcaaaaatactCACTCCCAGATCCCATTCTGCTTATTTGTCTCTCCCG ATTGTCAGTGAGACATATCCTGTGGTGTTGAATGCAGGCCGTCAGCATAAGCCTTTCAGCAGTCCTGGGTTTCACTCTGTGGGTCCTGGACAGGCTGTTTACCAGACCCCCGGGCAAAGAGGTGGCAGGAATAATAACTTCCATTCTGCCATCGTCCGTATCACTCAGTCCTTGAAGGACCAGCGCTTGGGGAGAGGCATGAAAGAGAGGCTATTGATGGAGAGGTGCTGTTACTCTCAGATATTTCCAGAAACAGCTCCAAACATGAGGAGAATGGGGGCTCACAAAGTGAAACCACTCCAGTTGTCTGATTATGGTGATGTTGTCAAGTCTGCCAATATGGAGAAATTCCCTAAACTCATCACTCAGTGCCATAACTCATCACCCTTGGCAGCAAGGACAGCCCCTGCTTACAAGAGACCCTTGGTTCCTGTTATAACTCCCAGGCAGAAGAGTGCCATTACTGCTGATGTTGGCTGTGTGCTGAATGGAATGAACCCCAAGCACTGTCCAGATATCAGCACATGTTCCCCAGATTATTTCAGGGGGTTGCTGGGCACGGCAAGGATGAAAACAAACAGTTATCAGACACCACCACTTTCACAAAAAAGCCCCAACACAAACCCAGAGGACAAGATGGGCTTCTTGATCATTTCAAAGCCAATTAACTGTAATAACACAAATCCGTTTGTTTGCAAGGAGTTTGTTTGCACTAAGGAAGAGAATCACACAGGACAGACTGAGTTGCCTGTGAGACAGGTAGTTGGTATAGAAGGCGTAGGCGTGTACGGTGTAAGCTTTCACCTGTCAAAGGCAAATGGCAGCGCAGAGTATGAACACCTGACGGAGACCCCTGCGATGGGAGGAACACCATCGCATGCCCCACCAGCTTCTCCTGCACATCCATATGATCTTGAGATTCACTCAGGGGCCTCAGATACCTCAGCATCTGCTACAGAGAGCAAGTATGCGTCAGAAGCTGAGGGTGAGGGCAGCGATTCTGATGGGGTCCTGAAAACCGGTGTCCCCTTTGACCGACAACAGGCAATTAGCATCCCCACtgcaaaaaatatgtaa
- the il23r gene encoding interleukin-23 receptor isoform X2 — protein MDFYRKIWEVVFVYLLCWTIGCSMQIICSGVLQVEPGPVVHMGSELTVLCRSYAEHCGRTFSIFLNRQLQHPLEEINCSTVRLRLANVVPNAHLICTVSQDRTHQTVCGTNLQPGFPPEMPTGLRCFARRDSENISCTWDKGRETHLPTRYIATFKFKNGTQSVHQLNDSESSFCVPWSLFDADVEYSVRAQNDLGEALSDAIPLSARDIVIPNTPKIITVEFGNHSRTATLHWNISESSREWRVKIRIGDNRKHREFWGTELRQGLVMLEDLRPLPWYEFQIQACSVDKKPKCSQWSQPVQCTSPRTAPTKKLDVWRILRGIEENGTQKVTVLWKPENYRDVMVGHELVYWARGQRLVVTCGPNVTEKTLHVSPDVTRIFIYAVTSMGQSPPATLHISKAGLAVPHVRDLAPADEGSLLLTWDLFHHENKSALGYVVQWQSHSKEIQWKRLAADDSFTHIEGLEPGVRFNISLYAMTSMGISDPAIRQAYSREEKPLAGPKVSLLNIEAARILIQWEELSLDQQRGFITNYTVYMRKRNTGQQLTLAGSLSRQMWLNHLDTPFDLHISASNSAGEGPLGKKVFCQLQASPKDWSDVRQGLVIAIPLVILANLMCLDCVRRRITRTCTMVGPQWLFENFPKVENSTATKLLQEKERSDSESSWRYMYDDPPITPVEIIPSETTDWHPSDVGIKSADVGMGRQVLQEKPETSVLLEEEHAYKPQITSTAQEEFPEEEDNPWVTPLHTGVSLIPGEEHTIYSPDVSGLLRDWLSDLTQDRSGASLNTTGGIHFKGTPQIVLTTGSWLEEGLTGLGDRAENIHLGQNLLPDQLVSCLRSPATELSPITFLRE, from the exons ATGGATTTCTACAGGAAAATATGGGAGGTAGTGTTTGTCTACCTTCTCTGCTGGACAATTGGAT GCTCCATGCAGATAATTTGCAGTGGAGTCCTTCAGGTGGAGCCTGGTCCTGTAGTTCACATGGGCTCTGAGCTGACCGTCCTCTGCCGCTCATACGCAGAGCACTGCGGCAGGACCTTCTCCATTTTTCTGAACCGCCAGCTCCAGCACCCCCTAGAGGAGATCAACTGCTCCACAGTGCGGCTGCGTCTGGCTAATGTCGTGCCCAATGCCCATCTGATCTGCACAGTGAGCCAGGACCGAACGCACCAGACCGTGTGTGGAACGAACCTCCAGCCTGGCT TTCCTCCCGAGATGCCCACCGGTTTGAGATGTTTTGCACGGAGGGATTCAGAAAATATCAGCTGCACTTGGGACAAAGGAAGGGAAACACACCTACCGACCAGATACATCGCCACATTTAAATT CAAAAATGGGACCCAATCTGTCCATCAACTGAACGACAGTGAGAGCTCTTTCTGCGTACCATGGTCCCTGTTTGATGCAGATGTGGAGTACAGCGTGAGAGCTCAGAATGACCTGGGAGAAGCCCTGTCCGATGCCATCCCACTGTCAGCCAGAGATATAG TTATCCCCAACACCCCTAAAATAATTACGGTGGAGTTTGGGAATCACTCCCGGACAGCCACATTGCACTGGAACATTTCAGAATCATCAAGGGAATGGAGAGTCAAAATCAGAATTGGagataacagaaaacacagagaaTTCTGG GGGACTGAACTTAGACAAGGTCTGGTGATGCTGGAAGACCTCAGACCCCTGCCCTGGTATGAGTTCCAGATTCAAGCCTGCTCCGTAGACAAAAAGCCAAAATGCAGCCAGTGGAGCCAACCTGTACAGTGCACAAGTCCAAGAACAG CACCTACTAAAAAACTAGATGTCTGGCGAATACTCAGAGGCATTGAAGAGAATGGAACACAGAAAGTGACAGTACTGTGGAAG CCTGAAAACTACAGAGATGTGATGGTGGGTCATGAGCTTGTTTACTGGGCGCGAGGTCAGAGGCTGGTGGTCACCTGTGGTCCCAATGTGACAGAGAAAACACTCCACGTGTCACCTGATGTGACCCGAATCTTCATCTATGCGGTCACGTCCATGGGACAGTCCCCTCCTGCCACTCTGCACATCTCAAAAGCAG GCCTCGCCGTGCCTCACGTGAGAGATCTGGCTCCAGCAGATGAAGGCAGTCTTCTCCTGACCTGGGATTTGTTCCACCATGAGAACAAATCAGCACTCGGCTATGTTGTCCAGTGGCAGAGTCACTCTAAGGAAATACAATGGAAGAGACTAGCTGCTGATGATAGCTTCACCCACATTGAAG GTTTGGAACCAGGAGTCAGATTTAACATATCCTTGTATGCAATGACGTCAATGGGCATATCTGATCCTGCCATTCGCCAAGCCTATTCTAGAGAAGAGA AGCCACTTGCTGGACCCAAGGTGTCATTGCTGAATATTGAGGCTGCCCGTATACTAATCCAGTGGGAAGAGCTTAGCCTGGACCAGCAGAGAGGTTTCATCACAAACTACACCGTCTATATGAGGAAACGCAACACAGGACAACAAT TGACCCTGGCAGGCTCTTTGTCCAGGCAAATGTGGCTAAACCACCTGGACACACCCTTTGACCTTCACATCTCTGCCTCCAACTCTGCTGGGGAGGGCCCCCTGGGGAAGAAGGTCTTCTGCCAGCTCCAAGCCTCCCCAAAAG ATTGGTCTGACGTTAGGCAAGGCCTTGTGATTGCTATCCCTCTGGTGATTCTTGCTAACTTGATGTGCTTGGATTGTGTCCGGAGAAg GATTACAAGGACATGTACAATGGTTGGACCCCAGTGGTTGTTTGAGAACTTCCCCAAAGTTGAAAACAGCACAGCCACCAAACTACTGCAG GAGAAGGAAAGAAGTGACTCTGAGTCTTCTTGGAGGTATATGTATGATGATCCCCCCATTACTCCAGTGGAGATCATCCCATcagagacgacagactggcaCCCCTCCGATGTGGGGATCAAGAGTGCAGATGTTGGTATGGGAAGGCAGGTGCTACAGGAGAAACCAGAGACCAGTGTGCTTCTGGAAGAAGAACATGCATACAAGCCACAGATCACCAGTACAGCTCAAGAGGAGTTCCCAGAGGAGGAGGATAATCCGTGGGTGACTCCCTTGCACACAGGGGTCAGTCTAATCCCGGGCGAGGAGCACACAATCTACAGCCCGGATGTGTCCGGGCTCCTGAGAGACTGGCTCTCTGACCTCACTCAGGATAGATCGGGGGCCAGTTTGAACACCACGGGAGGCATCCACTTCAAAGGCACACCCCAGATTGTCCTCACCACTGGGTCCTGGCTGGAGGAAGGGCTGACAGGGCTGGGGGACCGCGCTGAGAACATTCACCTGGGGCAGAACCTACTGCCAGACCAGCTGGTCAGCTGCCTGAGAAGTCCTGCTACTGAGCTGTCTCCTATCACCTTCCTCAGGGAATGA
- the LOC133126905 gene encoding uncharacterized protein LOC133126905 isoform X3 produces MSIQALRTVVQEASSEAVPLSITDELEKTNAKILTPRSHSAYLSLPIVSETYPVVLNAGRQHKPFSSPGFHSVGPGQAVYQTPGQRGGRNNNFHSAIVRITQSLKDQRLGRGMKERLLMERCCYSQIFPETAPNMRRMGAHKVKPLQLSDYGDVVKSANMEKFPKLITQCHNSSPLAARTAPAYKRPLVPVITPRQKSAITADVGCVLNGMNPKHCPDISTCSPDYFRGLLGTARMKTNSYQTPPLSQKSPNTNPEDKMGFLIISKPINCNNTNPFVCKEFVCTKEENHTGQTELPVRQVVGIEGVGVYGVSFHLSKANGSAEYEHLTETPAMGGTPSHAPPASPAHPYDLEIHSGASDTSASATESKYASEAEGEGSDSDGVLKTGVPFDRQQAISIPTAKNM; encoded by the exons ATGTCTATACAAGCATTACGTACTGTTGTACAAGAAGCCTCATCAGAAGCAGTTCCTCTCAGCATCACCGATGAACTGgagaaaacaaatgcaaaaatactCACTCCCAGATCCCATTCTGCTTATTTGTCTCTCCCG ATTGTCAGTGAGACATATCCTGTGGTGTTGAATGCAGGCCGTCAGCATAAGCCTTTCAGCAGTCCTGGGTTTCACTCTGTGGGTCCTGGACAGGCTGTTTACCAGACCCCCGGGCAAAGAGGTGGCAGGAATAATAACTTCCATTCTGCCATCGTCCGTATCACTCAGTCCTTGAAGGACCAGCGCTTGGGGAGAGGCATGAAAGAGAGGCTATTGATGGAGAGGTGCTGTTACTCTCAGATATTTCCAGAAACAGCTCCAAACATGAGGAGAATGGGGGCTCACAAAGTGAAACCACTCCAGTTGTCTGATTATGGTGATGTTGTCAAGTCTGCCAATATGGAGAAATTCCCTAAACTCATCACTCAGTGCCATAACTCATCACCCTTGGCAGCAAGGACAGCCCCTGCTTACAAGAGACCCTTGGTTCCTGTTATAACTCCCAGGCAGAAGAGTGCCATTACTGCTGATGTTGGCTGTGTGCTGAATGGAATGAACCCCAAGCACTGTCCAGATATCAGCACATGTTCCCCAGATTATTTCAGGGGGTTGCTGGGCACGGCAAGGATGAAAACAAACAGTTATCAGACACCACCACTTTCACAAAAAAGCCCCAACACAAACCCAGAGGACAAGATGGGCTTCTTGATCATTTCAAAGCCAATTAACTGTAATAACACAAATCCGTTTGTTTGCAAGGAGTTTGTTTGCACTAAGGAAGAGAATCACACAGGACAGACTGAGTTGCCTGTGAGACAGGTAGTTGGTATAGAAGGCGTAGGCGTGTACGGTGTAAGCTTTCACCTGTCAAAGGCAAATGGCAGCGCAGAGTATGAACACCTGACGGAGACCCCTGCGATGGGAGGAACACCATCGCATGCCCCACCAGCTTCTCCTGCACATCCATATGATCTTGAGATTCACTCAGGGGCCTCAGATACCTCAGCATCTGCTACAGAGAGCAAGTATGCGTCAGAAGCTGAGGGTGAGGGCAGCGATTCTGATGGGGTCCTGAAAACCGGTGTCCCCTTTGACCGACAACAGGCAATTAGCATCCCCACtgcaaaaaatatgtaa